The genomic DNA TTTCCCTTCTTGCTTCGCTAAATCCCTAACGCGACTCTAGGAAGGTTTGCACCCCTCCATCCGGTCTAAGCACTAGGCGAATCCGAGGACTGGACTCTGTGGCCGTTGCCGATACAAAGGGTTCTCCCGCCAGGGGCATACTGGTACGGTCTAGGTAGGTCGCCGCCGCCTGTCCCAACGGTTCTACTCTCTGAATGCTGCCGTTCGAGTTCAGCACAATCGAGTACTGAAGATCGCTGTTCAATCCGGTTGGGGGCTGCCATCGCTGCTCGAAATAGGCTCTCACCTCCGCAACCTGCGGAATCACGTCGAATACCGACTCTGACCCTGCATCGGCGGTGTCAGGCATACTGCGATTCTCTAAACGCTCTGAAGCCCCCGAAAATTGCTCTGCCTGAGGTGCATCGTTCAGACTGGCACGACTAGCGATCGCAGGTTCATCCGAGTTTTGGCTAGCCCTGGGAGCAGATTCCACGCTGGGACTGGGCAGAACGAGAGCCGGAGGTAAATCAGTGGAAGGTACCGGACTGGCTGCCACTGGCGGTCGTGTCTCCGCCGTAATTGGGGGAATGGGGGCTTGGGATGGCACCGTAACCCGTGGGGTGCGGGCAGAGGGGGATTGCTCAGGGGTCGGTGGGGGTGGAATCGGCTCTAGGGTGTCCGGGTCAACTTGCGGCGCACCCAGTTCAGACTCGGCAGTTTTGGGCAGCACAGTAATCCCTCCAAACTGCTGATCCTCACTGCTGGCTACCGAATCCGGGGGAGAACTCGCCGTTTGAATCGTGGGATCTACAAATTTCACAATCGAGAGAGTTGTTCCCAGTGCCAGCACCATTACGGCTGCTGCCCGCAACCATCCTGATGATGGCTTGAACCACGCTGATGGCTGGGTCGTCGCCATCGCCACTACATCACCCGCACAGTCATCCAGAGCCGTTGCCAGATCAAAAAGCTGGAGAGTGCTGAGTTGAATAACGGTATGGGAGGCATCCGGGGCTAAGGCTCCCAGGTGTAGACGATGGGACAGGCTACCGTTGGGATGCAGGGCAATACCAAAGTTTGAGGAATCGTGCCGATCAGCTAAATCTTGCAATGGGGCTTGAAGGGCGATCGCCCCCTCTTCGTTCCGTGCGATCGCCCCTAGTCGCGGCAGACTGGGCGGCTCTACCAACTGCGCCTGAACATAGTCGTCCACAACATCACTCAGGACTTCCAAGGCAGAGCGATCGCCTTCTAAGGTGATTTGGTCTTCGGGCGGCAAGCGGGGATCATCAAATTGCAGTCGGAATCGGAGGCGATTCACTACCGTGCGATCGGTCCATCGCGACAGGGGCGACTCCGTTGCCATCACCTCTAACGTGCAGGTTAGTGGGGTATAGCGACGTAAAACTGAAGGCATGGTTAGCATTTCCTCCGAACCAAGGCCGGTCAGTGCTTCCAAAACCAGCAGCAACAAATCTAGCTGCGCCTTGATATTGTCCAACTGAGCCGCATCGGGTTCATGGGACAAGGTCAGCAGATCGGGATTGAATGCCATAGACGGCATGTCAGAGGATTTCACAGGTGATGCCATAGCCTAGCTTCAGATTAGACGAGGTAGCCCTACGCACGTGATTTAGCCGAGAATAGCGGGTCTCAATCTCCCAAACCTCGGCTAAAGAATAACGCAGTTCTATGGGATTCCCAAAAAAAACTTAATATGGTTTAGAAGAAGAGATGTAATGCAACAAAACCCTGTCCTATGTTTGATGCGCTTTCCGATCGCTTAGAATCGGCGTGGAAAAAACTCCGAGGTCAAGACAAAATCTCGGATGCCAATATTCAAGAAGCCCTGCGGGAGGTGCGTCGGGCACTGCTGGAAGCTGATGTTAACCTCCAAGTCGTAAAAGACTTTGTCGCCGAGGTGCAAGAGAAGGCGCAAGGGGCGGATGTCGTTGCCGGAGTGCGCCCCGATCAGCAGTTCATCAAGATTGTCTATGACGAGCTGGTAGAGGTCATGGGGGAAACCAATGCCCCCCTTGCCGAAACCACCGAGCCTCCGACCATTATCCTCATGGCAGGCTTGCAGGGTACCGGTAAAACAACCGCGTCCGCCAAGCTAGCCCTCCACCTCCGCAAGCAAAATCGGTCGGCCATGCTGGTCGCCACCGACGTATATCGTCCTGCGGCGATCGACCAGTTGATCACCCTGGGTAAGCAAATTAACGTTCCCGTGTTTGAGCTGGGAGCCGACGCCAACCCGGTTGAGATTGCGCGTCAGGGTGTGGAACAGGCGAAAGCTGACGGCATTGACACGGTCATTATTGACACGGCAGGCCGCCTGCAAATTGACGAATCCATGATGGCGGAACTGGCGCAAGTCAAAGCGGCGGTGCAGCCCCACGAAGTGCTGCTGGTTGTAGACGCGATGACAGGACAAGAAGCAGCCAATCTAACCCGCACCTTCCACGACCAAATCGGTATCACGGGCGCAATCCTCACCAAAATGGACGGTGACACCCGGGGTGGTGCGGCTCTGTCGGTGCGCCAAATTTCTGGTCAGCCCATCAAATTCATCGGTGTGGGTGAAAAGGTTGAGGCTCTCCAGCCCTTCTATCCCGATCGGATGGCATCTCGCATCCTGGGCATGGGCGACGTCCTGACCCTGGTGGAAAAAGCCCAGGAAGAGGTCGATTTTGCGGAAGCCGAGAAAATGCAGGAGAAAATCCTGTCGGCTCAGTTCGATTTCACAGACTTTTTGAAGCAAACCCGCCTCCTCAAAAACATGGGTTCTTTGGGTGGCTTGGTCAAGATGATTCCCGGTCTGAACAAGATTTCCAGCGAACAGTTGGAGCAGGGCGAAGTCCAGCTTAAGCGGGTGGAATCCATGATTAATTCCATGACCTTA from Synechococcales cyanobacterium T60_A2020_003 includes the following:
- a CDS encoding DUF4335 domain-containing protein; the protein is MASPVKSSDMPSMAFNPDLLTLSHEPDAAQLDNIKAQLDLLLLVLEALTGLGSEEMLTMPSVLRRYTPLTCTLEVMATESPLSRWTDRTVVNRLRFRLQFDDPRLPPEDQITLEGDRSALEVLSDVVDDYVQAQLVEPPSLPRLGAIARNEEGAIALQAPLQDLADRHDSSNFGIALHPNGSLSHRLHLGALAPDASHTVIQLSTLQLFDLATALDDCAGDVVAMATTQPSAWFKPSSGWLRAAAVMVLALGTTLSIVKFVDPTIQTASSPPDSVASSEDQQFGGITVLPKTAESELGAPQVDPDTLEPIPPPPTPEQSPSARTPRVTVPSQAPIPPITAETRPPVAASPVPSTDLPPALVLPSPSVESAPRASQNSDEPAIASRASLNDAPQAEQFSGASERLENRSMPDTADAGSESVFDVIPQVAEVRAYFEQRWQPPTGLNSDLQYSIVLNSNGSIQRVEPLGQAAATYLDRTSMPLAGEPFVSATATESSPRIRLVLRPDGGVQTFLESR
- the ffh gene encoding signal recognition particle protein, coding for MFDALSDRLESAWKKLRGQDKISDANIQEALREVRRALLEADVNLQVVKDFVAEVQEKAQGADVVAGVRPDQQFIKIVYDELVEVMGETNAPLAETTEPPTIILMAGLQGTGKTTASAKLALHLRKQNRSAMLVATDVYRPAAIDQLITLGKQINVPVFELGADANPVEIARQGVEQAKADGIDTVIIDTAGRLQIDESMMAELAQVKAAVQPHEVLLVVDAMTGQEAANLTRTFHDQIGITGAILTKMDGDTRGGAALSVRQISGQPIKFIGVGEKVEALQPFYPDRMASRILGMGDVLTLVEKAQEEVDFAEAEKMQEKILSAQFDFTDFLKQTRLLKNMGSLGGLVKMIPGLNKISSEQLEQGEVQLKRVESMINSMTLEERRNPDLLASSPSRRRRIAQGSGHTVNDVSKLITDFQRMRTLMQQMGSGQFPAGGLGNMFGGGGMPSANPAGAQPGWRGYPGAGAPGKKKKKEKKKKGFGSL